Proteins from one Geomonas agri genomic window:
- a CDS encoding phosphotransacetylase family protein, with amino-acid sequence MARKIFVAASGQNIGKTTISVSLLHLAQKKYGRVGFMKPLGPKPTVLRGIPVDKDAALMAQVYGLIKDLRYMSPVVVYPETSRQAIDGELNLPELADRIMTSYAELEKHCDFIVIEGSGHPGVGSVLNLSNARIAKMLGAPVLMLSGGGVGNVIDTLAMNTALFKLECADVRGVLVNKLFTEKRDTMLDYLTRAFAGQPFSVLGGFDYKPVLANPSLGRVARLLDLPLHGNRREVKRIIHHVQIGAASTQRVTEMLRDSSLLLVTSSRDELLVTLANLYQMPEFHQQIAGLVISGQAPVSGITQRIIDRSNIPYFRTNQTTTDLYKLITEDVSKLTAKDTEKLALIRSLADERLDFDAIDELFAQ; translated from the coding sequence TTGGCCAGGAAGATTTTCGTTGCGGCTTCAGGTCAGAACATCGGTAAAACCACCATCAGCGTGTCGCTGCTGCACCTGGCCCAGAAAAAGTACGGGCGGGTCGGCTTCATGAAGCCCCTCGGGCCCAAACCCACCGTTTTGCGTGGCATCCCGGTGGACAAAGACGCCGCGCTGATGGCGCAGGTTTACGGCCTGATCAAGGACTTGCGCTACATGTCGCCGGTGGTGGTCTACCCGGAAACCTCCCGCCAAGCCATCGACGGCGAACTGAACCTCCCCGAGCTCGCCGATCGCATCATGACCAGCTATGCAGAGCTGGAGAAGCACTGCGACTTCATTGTCATCGAGGGTTCCGGCCACCCCGGCGTCGGCTCGGTACTGAACCTGTCCAACGCGCGCATCGCCAAGATGCTGGGGGCACCGGTCCTGATGCTGAGCGGAGGGGGCGTGGGCAACGTCATCGATACCCTGGCCATGAATACGGCGCTTTTCAAGCTGGAGTGTGCCGATGTGCGCGGGGTCCTGGTGAACAAGCTGTTCACCGAAAAACGCGACACCATGCTGGATTACCTGACCCGTGCCTTTGCGGGACAGCCATTTTCCGTTCTCGGTGGGTTCGATTACAAACCGGTACTGGCCAATCCATCTTTGGGCCGGGTGGCGCGCCTGCTCGACCTCCCGCTACACGGCAACCGCCGCGAGGTGAAGCGCATCATCCATCACGTGCAGATAGGGGCAGCCTCGACCCAGCGGGTCACCGAGATGTTGCGCGATTCCTCGCTTTTGCTGGTGACCAGCAGCCGCGACGAATTGCTGGTCACCCTGGCCAACCTGTACCAGATGCCCGAATTCCATCAGCAGATCGCCGGTTTGGTCATCTCGGGCCAGGCACCGGTCAGTGGCATCACTCAGCGCATCATCGACCGCAGCAACATTCCCTATTTCCGTACCAACCAGACCACTACCGACCTCTACAAACTCATCACCGAGGACGTTTCCAAGCTGACCGCCAAGGACACCGAGAAACTCGCCCTGATCCGTTCTCTGGCCGATGAGCGTCTTGATTTCGACGCGATCGACGAGCTGTTTGCGCAGTAA
- a CDS encoding cytochrome c7: MKKVVIAAALVVFGAGAAFAADVITLPAKNGNITFNHKKHQEVLKDCKACHEKGPGKIEGFGKDWAHKTCKGCHSDKGAGPTKCADCHKK, translated from the coding sequence ATGAAAAAGGTAGTCATCGCAGCAGCCCTCGTCGTTTTCGGTGCCGGAGCCGCCTTCGCCGCCGATGTCATCACCCTGCCGGCTAAAAACGGCAACATCACCTTCAACCACAAGAAACACCAGGAGGTGTTGAAGGACTGTAAGGCGTGCCACGAGAAGGGACCGGGCAAGATCGAAGGCTTCGGCAAGGACTGGGCGCACAAGACCTGCAAAGGGTGCCACAGCGACAAGGGCGCCGGCCCCACCAAGTGTGCCGATTGCCACAAGAAGTAG
- the trhA gene encoding PAQR family membrane homeostasis protein TrhA, with amino-acid sequence MDDDDLSKRLFHYTEAEEFANRWTHGVGFMLSAAGSAALINLAVSIGEMARIVSTSVYAGAMLLFYAVSTIYHSVRRPRLRYLFRILDHACVYFMIAGTYTPFAMVTLRGASGYWLLITVWGLGSVGAFMKLYTTHRLPYLGPMLYLGLGWLVLLVIKPLAASLALNGLLLLFAGGAAYTLGVLFYLWDRLPYNHAIWHVFVLVGSAFHFLAIFWYVTPYGR; translated from the coding sequence ATGGATGACGACGATCTCAGCAAGCGGCTCTTTCATTACACCGAGGCGGAGGAGTTTGCCAACCGGTGGACCCACGGTGTGGGGTTCATGCTCAGCGCGGCAGGGTCAGCGGCCCTGATCAACCTCGCGGTGAGTATCGGCGAGATGGCGCGCATCGTCTCAACCTCCGTCTATGCCGGGGCCATGCTCCTCTTCTACGCGGTTTCCACCATCTACCACAGCGTGAGAAGGCCGCGCCTGCGTTACCTGTTCCGTATCCTGGACCATGCCTGCGTCTACTTTATGATCGCCGGGACCTACACCCCCTTCGCCATGGTTACCCTGCGCGGAGCGTCGGGGTACTGGCTGTTGATCACGGTGTGGGGACTGGGAAGCGTAGGCGCCTTCATGAAACTGTACACCACGCACCGGCTCCCCTACCTCGGGCCGATGCTCTACCTGGGGCTCGGTTGGCTGGTGCTCCTGGTCATCAAGCCGCTCGCAGCCTCCCTTGCCTTGAACGGGCTGCTGCTGCTCTTTGCCGGCGGTGCCGCCTACACCCTCGGAGTCCTGTTCTACCTCTGGGACCGCCTTCCTTACAACCACGCCATCTGGCACGTGTTCGTGCTGGTTGGCAGTGCCTTCCACTTCCTTGCAATTTTCTGGTACGTGACGCCCTACGGGCGGTAA